One window of Mucilaginibacter inviolabilis genomic DNA carries:
- a CDS encoding BamA/TamA family outer membrane protein produces the protein MIKKIPSLLVCLAFVIPLRAQEIAPSAWQKFPDSTIVKIHPSYNDVTGIHRWLFGTNFRKEWAIAVKLPVIRLSQVNGGLTTLKQGGGMQSKSLRLEDKTGREWVLRSVEKVPDKLLPEGLQGTFAIDWVSDEFSAQHPYSALIVPPLAVAARVPHANPVIGVVADDPALGQYSKIFTNTVCLLEEREPIGESDNTFKMQRELTKSYANRVDGEAFLRARMLDLLIGDWDRHEDQWRWAVTKEDKARHYVAVPRDRDQVFHVNQGLFPSIAALPWIDPLLGNFEGDLSSVKYSLFKTRFMKQFPDAQVSYDEWMRIVNDFVKAETDQVLEAGLKRLPKETYDFRHQELLSILKKRRDNMPAAMAGYYRFINRIVDLHTTDKDEQITVSDAPNKGMRVTVEGLNKKGETKNTVWDMTYQPDITQELRLYTGAGNDHIVINNASSPIKLRIIDSVDDKTFDVKQSNSSVKIYGPKDSTSFTGNVNRLSKHLSTDTLNSRFVPANLYNVWMPLATAAINADDGFLLGLGFKYKGVDGFRKLPYSTIQQVMITHSFATDAFRIKYNGEWIQAIGKADFTMQAYVQAPDNTMNFFGRGNDTKLTKFPGYRRFYRARFNTYQLDPALRWHTGKGSTFSAGPSLQFYHMNLADNVGKFISLPTTHINSYDSATLNKDKAHVGLILNYISNRRNNNILPSGGFYFNVLVQGYTGLNSYSKSFMQIKPEFTYYQKLNSAGTIVLSDRVGGGVTVGDPAFYQSLFLGGQGNLLGFLQNRFAGQQMVFNNLQGRVKLAKIASYILPGELGLTGFYDTGRVWIKDEHSDTWHQGVGGGLYFSPAGLTIVQLLAGHSNEGWYPYISLNFRI, from the coding sequence ATGATAAAAAAGATACCTTCTCTACTTGTTTGTTTGGCATTTGTGATACCCTTACGGGCTCAGGAAATAGCGCCATCTGCCTGGCAAAAATTTCCGGATAGCACAATTGTTAAAATTCATCCTTCTTATAATGATGTTACAGGTATACACCGCTGGTTGTTTGGAACAAACTTCCGTAAAGAGTGGGCCATAGCCGTTAAATTGCCGGTGATCAGATTGTCGCAAGTTAATGGGGGCTTAACAACTTTAAAACAAGGCGGTGGTATGCAATCCAAATCATTGCGACTGGAAGATAAAACCGGGAGAGAGTGGGTACTAAGAAGCGTTGAAAAAGTGCCTGATAAGCTACTGCCTGAAGGTTTGCAGGGTACATTTGCTATTGATTGGGTTAGTGATGAATTTAGCGCACAGCACCCGTATTCCGCTTTGATCGTTCCTCCATTGGCTGTAGCTGCCAGGGTACCTCATGCCAACCCGGTTATTGGTGTGGTTGCAGATGACCCGGCTCTGGGGCAGTATAGCAAGATATTCACCAATACCGTATGTTTATTGGAAGAGCGGGAACCCATTGGCGAATCTGACAACACCTTTAAAATGCAACGTGAGCTAACTAAAAGTTATGCTAACCGGGTTGATGGTGAGGCGTTTTTGCGGGCACGTATGCTCGACCTGTTAATAGGCGATTGGGACAGGCACGAAGATCAATGGCGCTGGGCAGTAACCAAAGAAGATAAAGCAAGGCATTATGTGGCTGTACCACGCGATCGCGATCAGGTTTTTCATGTTAACCAGGGGCTGTTTCCATCCATAGCTGCATTACCCTGGATTGATCCTTTATTGGGAAATTTTGAAGGTGATCTTTCGAGTGTGAAATATTCTTTGTTCAAAACCAGGTTCATGAAACAATTTCCGGATGCGCAGGTAAGCTATGATGAGTGGATGCGGATTGTTAATGACTTTGTTAAGGCCGAAACAGACCAGGTTTTAGAAGCCGGGTTAAAAAGGTTACCTAAAGAAACGTATGATTTCAGGCATCAGGAACTATTATCCATACTAAAAAAACGCAGGGATAATATGCCAGCAGCCATGGCCGGGTATTATCGTTTTATAAACAGGATAGTTGATTTACATACCACAGATAAAGATGAGCAGATTACCGTGAGTGATGCACCTAATAAAGGAATGCGGGTAACGGTAGAAGGCCTGAATAAAAAAGGAGAGACCAAGAATACAGTATGGGATATGACCTATCAGCCAGATATAACCCAAGAGCTAAGGTTATACACCGGCGCAGGTAATGATCATATTGTGATCAATAATGCGTCGTCACCCATTAAATTACGAATTATTGATAGTGTTGATGATAAAACTTTCGATGTAAAACAATCCAACAGCAGTGTAAAAATTTATGGGCCGAAGGATAGTACCAGCTTCACGGGTAATGTAAACCGGCTGAGTAAGCACTTATCAACAGATACCCTAAACAGCCGGTTTGTACCAGCTAATCTTTATAATGTTTGGATGCCTTTGGCAACAGCAGCTATTAATGCCGATGATGGTTTTCTGTTAGGGCTAGGTTTTAAATATAAAGGCGTGGATGGTTTTAGAAAGTTACCATACTCCACTATACAACAAGTAATGATTACTCATTCGTTTGCTACAGATGCATTCAGAATAAAATATAACGGTGAATGGATCCAGGCTATAGGTAAAGCTGATTTTACGATGCAGGCTTATGTCCAGGCACCAGATAATACCATGAACTTTTTTGGCCGTGGTAATGATACCAAGCTTACCAAATTTCCGGGATATCGCCGCTTTTATCGTGCCCGCTTTAATACTTATCAGCTTGACCCAGCATTGCGCTGGCATACGGGTAAAGGAAGCACATTTAGTGCAGGCCCGTCGTTACAATTTTACCACATGAACCTTGCGGATAATGTTGGAAAGTTTATCAGTCTGCCAACTACCCATATCAATTCTTATGATAGTGCTACTTTAAATAAAGATAAAGCGCATGTCGGACTGATTTTAAATTATATCAGCAATCGACGGAATAATAACATATTGCCATCGGGTGGTTTTTATTTTAATGTGTTGGTTCAGGGTTATACCGGGCTTAACAGCTATTCTAAGTCATTTATGCAGATCAAGCCTGAGTTTACTTATTATCAAAAGCTAAATTCGGCGGGTACTATTGTACTGTCTGATCGTGTTGGTGGCGGCGTAACTGTTGGTGATCCCGCGTTTTACCAGTCTTTATTTCTGGGGGGACAAGGGAATTTATTGGGTTTTCTTCAAAATCGGTTTGCCGGGCAACAAATGGTGTTTAACAACCTTCAGGGCCGGGTAAAACTAGCCAAGATAGCCAGTTATATATTACCTGGAGAGCTGGGATTAACCGGGTTTTATGATACTGGCAGAGTCTGGATAAAAGATGAACACTCAGATACCTGGCACCAGGGCGTGGGTGGTGGTTTATATTTTTCACCAGCCGGAT